The genome window ATAAAACTCCTGTTTCGTATTGGTTACGCTTATCATAAAGCTGCCTTTGATCCTATTATAGACCTCTTGCTGAATGATGCTAAATACGATGTCTGGTTCTCTTTGGATATGGAAAAGATCAAATATGCCTTTTTGGAATTTCCTTATAGAGAAAGAATAATTGAGGACTGGAAAAAACTTGGTTATCGTTTTACGAATGAGACCAAGGGCTTTGATATTGTTATTGCCGGCGATACCCTTCGCAATGCAGAGGACTATGGAAAAACCCTTTTGATTTTTTTGAATCACGGAACAGGTATTAAAAATATACTCTATCGTAATTTGGAGCGTTCTCCCGGGGTGAAATATCAAATTTTTGTGGAAGGACCTCACCGAGTTGAGTCATTGTTAAAATGCCCCTACTTAGGTAAAAGTGAAGTTCACTTAATTGGTTTGCCCAAACTGGATTATTATTTTCAGGGCAAATTTGAGCGGGAAGCAATATTAAAACGCTGGGGAATGAATCCTGACAAAAAAACTGTGCTCTTTTCCCCTAATTATAAACCCACTTTTATGTATGAAATAAAATACGATATCTTTGAACAAACCCAGAACTATAATCTGATAATAAAACTTCATCCTTACAGTTGGATGGGAAAATATGCACCGCATAAGCAACACAGAATATTTGAAAAAAGAGTGAAAAAATATCCTCATTCCGTTCTTCTGCCTTTTAATGAATTCAATATCGTTCCTTATTATGCTGCCGCTGATACTATTTTAAGCGAGGCATCCAGCACTGTCTTTGATTTTATTGCCCTCAATAAATTTGGCATCGTTTATGATCTTGATTGTGATAAATTGAACCATTCCGATGGCCAACCCCTGCTGGAAATTGATAACAGGGAATTTTTAAAAGGAGCTTTTCCCCATATTCAAAACGGTAAACAACTCCCCAAAGCGATTGAGACCGCCCTAAATCCAAGCCCTGAAATGATTGCCAAAGCCGATGAATTTCGGAATAAATACTTTTTCGGTTTGGATGGAAAAGCCGCTCATCGCTTTATCGCAAAAATGGAAATGCTCTACTCTGAAGGCGGTCACGAAAATGGAGCATAAGTTATGAAGGGAGTTATAATTGCCGCTGGAATGGGAAGTCGGCTTTGGAACACAACGAAACAAATTCCTAAAACCCTGCTGCCATATAATGAAGGAACTATTTTGTCCACTATTATGGCACAATTGCAATTGGCTGGAATAACAGAACTAATTGTCGTAGTTGGTTTTAAGAAAGATTATATCATAAATTACTTGCACAATAACCCACCTTCCATACCCTATACAATAGTGGAAAACCCCGATTGGAAAAATGGTAACGCCCTGTCCGTTTATAAAGTGAAAGAATATGTAAATGATGAGCCATTCCTACTTTCAATTTCTGATCATCTGGTAAAACTGGAAGCGCTGCAAAAAATCATTGAATATCCTGAAAGAATTAATCTTTTGCTTACCGATCCCTTTTATAAAGACAATTTTGATGTAGATGATGCTACAAAAGTGCAAACCGAAAATGATTACATAACTGCTATCGGAAAAGAACTGGCTAATTATGACGCTTTGGATTGTGGAATTTTTCGTTTGGAATCGGACTTCTTTTCTGCCGTGGAAAAAGCAGTTCAAAATGGTAAGGAATCCATTAGCAATGCCATCACGGAATTGATCTTCGTAAAACGCATTAAATCCGTTATGCTGAATAAGCCCAATCTGTGGATAGATATTGATACAACAGAGGCATATAACTTCTCTAAGAACTTCTTTTAGCTTTCAAAAAATGGGCTGAGTTTTGGCAAACTTTAGCCACACCAAAATTTTCCTTGTCTTTTTTCTGCTTCTGTAAATAAAGGTATCAGAAGAAAAATAAGATAATAAGGATGTTAAAATGGAGCTATCTAAAAGAGCAAGAGAAATACAAGCATCTCCTATTCGGAAACTAAATCCTGTCGCTAACGCTGCAAAATCAAAAGGGATTAAGGTCTATCATTTAAACATAGGCCAACCCGATCTTGCCACTCCCCCTGAAATGCTGAAAGCATATCACGAATTTAATGATCAGGTCTTGGAATATGGTCCTTCTCAGGGTCTTGATTTATACAGAGAAGGACTGGTTAAATATTATCATCGTTATCATATTGAACTTACCCCTGATGATATAATCGTAACCACCGGCGGAAGTGAAGCAATTATTTTTGCAATGATGGTTACAGGTGAAGTT of Candidatus Cloacimonas sp. contains these proteins:
- a CDS encoding sugar phosphate nucleotidyltransferase, which gives rise to MKGVIIAAGMGSRLWNTTKQIPKTLLPYNEGTILSTIMAQLQLAGITELIVVVGFKKDYIINYLHNNPPSIPYTIVENPDWKNGNALSVYKVKEYVNDEPFLLSISDHLVKLEALQKIIEYPERINLLLTDPFYKDNFDVDDATKVQTENDYITAIGKELANYDALDCGIFRLESDFFSAVEKAVQNGKESISNAITELIFVKRIKSVMLNKPNLWIDIDTTEAYNFSKNFF
- a CDS encoding CDP-glycerol glycerophosphotransferase family protein, with product MKKIKLLFRIGYAYHKAAFDPIIDLLLNDAKYDVWFSLDMEKIKYAFLEFPYRERIIEDWKKLGYRFTNETKGFDIVIAGDTLRNAEDYGKTLLIFLNHGTGIKNILYRNLERSPGVKYQIFVEGPHRVESLLKCPYLGKSEVHLIGLPKLDYYFQGKFEREAILKRWGMNPDKKTVLFSPNYKPTFMYEIKYDIFEQTQNYNLIIKLHPYSWMGKYAPHKQHRIFEKRVKKYPHSVLLPFNEFNIVPYYAAADTILSEASSTVFDFIALNKFGIVYDLDCDKLNHSDGQPLLEIDNREFLKGAFPHIQNGKQLPKAIETALNPSPEMIAKADEFRNKYFFGLDGKAAHRFIAKMEMLYSEGGHENGA